A genomic segment from Rahnella aceris encodes:
- a CDS encoding MFS transporter, whose translation MNIDLCSTTLKKLNAKIIPFIIICYFVANLDKTNISVAALQMNADLGLSASMYGLGVGMFYISYIIFEIPSNVIMTRVGARIWIARIMITWGVVSAGMSLVHTPTQLYVMRFLLGMAEAGFTPGIIYYISCWFPKSNRARAMSFFYMGSVLASVIGLPISGSILNMHGIADIAGWRWLFAMEGIPAIILGCLVLLRLPDTPNHATWLSADEKKWLNTRLQQENGDVEVGKHHSWASALRNKVVLMLSLVWFLQAFCSIGITLFLPLIIKSVATEQSNFVISVLSAIPFAFAAIFMYVNGRHSDLTKERSLHLGVPLIISGLLLAASIYTSNLFIAYIMLVLTVGFNFALTPIFWAVTTEKLAGVAAAASIAFINAIANFAGLGLPPLLGKIKDVTGSFHYGLLIIATALVIGGIVGIYVGRPAKVIATKSSASSLSQH comes from the coding sequence ATGAACATCGATCTGTGCTCTACAACACTAAAAAAATTAAACGCAAAAATAATACCTTTTATTATTATTTGCTACTTTGTTGCCAATCTGGATAAAACCAATATATCCGTTGCGGCACTGCAAATGAATGCCGATTTAGGCCTGTCTGCCAGTATGTATGGCTTGGGTGTCGGTATGTTCTATATCTCCTACATTATTTTTGAAATACCCAGTAACGTCATTATGACGCGGGTTGGTGCACGCATCTGGATTGCGCGCATCATGATTACCTGGGGGGTTGTCAGCGCCGGGATGTCACTGGTCCATACGCCGACACAACTGTACGTGATGCGCTTTTTGCTGGGTATGGCAGAAGCCGGGTTTACACCGGGGATTATCTACTATATCTCCTGCTGGTTTCCCAAGAGCAACCGCGCCCGTGCCATGTCGTTCTTCTATATGGGATCGGTGCTGGCGTCAGTGATTGGATTACCGATTTCCGGCAGTATTCTCAATATGCACGGCATTGCTGATATCGCGGGCTGGCGCTGGCTGTTTGCGATGGAAGGCATCCCGGCCATCATTCTCGGCTGTCTGGTACTGTTACGTCTGCCGGATACGCCAAATCATGCCACCTGGTTGAGTGCGGACGAGAAAAAATGGCTGAACACCCGGTTACAACAAGAGAATGGTGACGTAGAAGTAGGGAAACATCATTCATGGGCCAGTGCGCTCAGGAATAAAGTGGTATTGATGTTGAGTCTGGTGTGGTTCCTGCAAGCATTTTGCTCAATTGGTATTACACTCTTCCTGCCGCTCATTATTAAAAGTGTGGCTACAGAACAGAGTAATTTCGTTATTAGCGTTTTGTCGGCCATTCCTTTTGCCTTTGCCGCGATATTTATGTACGTGAATGGACGTCATTCGGATCTCACCAAAGAGCGTTCGCTGCATCTGGGGGTGCCGTTAATTATTTCCGGCTTACTGCTGGCTGCTTCGATATATACCAGTAACCTCTTTATTGCCTATATTATGCTGGTATTGACTGTAGGCTTTAACTTCGCGCTTACCCCGATATTCTGGGCGGTAACGACCGAAAAATTAGCGGGTGTTGCTGCGGCGGCTTCTATTGCTTTCATTAATGCCATTGCCAACTTTGCCGGTCTGGGATTGCCGCCATTGCTGGGAAAAATAAAGGATGTCACCGGCAGTTTCCATTATGGCTTATTGATCATTGCTACGGCACTGGTTATCGGCGGCATCGTCGGTATCTATGTCGGCCGTCCGGCTAAAGTAATAGCGACAAAATCGTCAGCCTCATCATTATCGCAACACTAA
- the dgoD gene encoding galactonate dehydratase — MKVTKLTTYRLPPRWMFLKIETDEGIVGWGEPVVEGRARSVEAAVHELSEYVIGQDPARINDIWQTLYRGGFYRGGPILMSAISGIDQALWDIKGKALGVPVYQLLGGLVRDKIKAYSWVGGDRPADVIEGIKKLKGIGFDTFKLNGCEEMGMIDNSRKVDDAVAVVAQIREAFGNSIEFGLDFHGRVNAPMAKILIKELEPYRPLFIEEPVLAEQAEYYPRLAAQTHIPIAAGERMFSRFEFKRVLADGGLAIIQPDLSHAGGITECFKIAAMAESYDISLAPHCPLGPIALASCLHLDFVARNAVFQEQSMGIHYNKGAELLDYVINKEDFTMTDGYFYPLNKPGLGVEINEELVIGRSKNAPDWRNPIWRYEDGAVAEW, encoded by the coding sequence ATGAAAGTGACCAAACTAACCACCTACCGGCTGCCGCCGCGCTGGATGTTCCTGAAAATAGAAACTGATGAAGGCATTGTCGGTTGGGGAGAGCCGGTTGTTGAAGGCCGTGCCCGCAGTGTGGAGGCTGCTGTGCATGAGCTGTCTGAATATGTGATCGGACAGGATCCGGCGCGCATCAATGACATTTGGCAGACCCTCTATCGCGGTGGATTTTATCGCGGTGGTCCGATTCTGATGAGCGCGATTTCCGGCATCGATCAGGCACTGTGGGACATTAAGGGCAAAGCCCTGGGCGTTCCTGTCTATCAACTGCTCGGTGGTCTGGTTCGCGATAAGATCAAAGCCTACAGTTGGGTTGGCGGCGACCGCCCGGCGGATGTGATTGAAGGCATTAAAAAGTTGAAAGGTATTGGTTTTGATACCTTTAAACTCAATGGCTGCGAAGAAATGGGCATGATAGACAATTCACGTAAAGTTGACGATGCCGTCGCCGTCGTGGCGCAAATACGTGAAGCATTCGGTAACAGCATTGAGTTCGGACTCGACTTCCATGGCCGCGTCAATGCACCTATGGCGAAGATTCTGATCAAAGAGCTCGAACCTTACCGTCCGCTATTTATCGAAGAACCGGTACTGGCCGAACAGGCAGAATACTATCCTCGTCTGGCTGCTCAGACACATATTCCCATTGCTGCCGGTGAACGCATGTTCTCGCGCTTTGAGTTCAAACGTGTATTGGCCGACGGTGGTTTAGCCATTATCCAGCCGGATTTGTCGCACGCAGGTGGGATCACGGAATGCTTCAAAATTGCGGCGATGGCAGAGTCTTACGATATTTCGCTGGCACCGCATTGTCCGTTGGGGCCGATCGCACTGGCTTCTTGCCTGCATCTGGATTTTGTGGCGCGTAATGCGGTATTCCAGGAGCAGAGTATGGGTATCCATTATAATAAGGGAGCCGAATTATTGGATTATGTCATTAATAAAGAAGATTTTACCATGACGGATGGTTATTTCTACCCGCTGAATAAACCCGGGCTGGGCGTTGAAATTAATGAGGAGTTGGTGATTGGGCGCAGTAAGAATGCCCCTGACTGGCGCAATCCAATTTGGCGTTATGAAGATGGCGCTGTCGCCGAATGGTAA
- a CDS encoding LysR family transcriptional regulator — protein MILDKILRQFIEVAMFKNVSHAANKLCLSQPTLTHNMKKLEENLGVQLLVRTSTGVKTTEYGDLLLEQAQMMQRIYENTLSKLALIKARQVQSLRMGTGHAWWHMFVRDSFNTYRTLHPTVNIHIDQGNHLRLMDLLLGGDIDLFIGHEIQGLNSRAGITFVPLFSVTDSLFVRRGHPLGNNVIDPFQLQDYPCVELTPDEGRFQHMVEDMQPKRLARNQMHLEDRVIWSTNSMMAAIDMVNDSDAIMLSYPTCMADYFARYGIIPLQTTQQSPRYNVGFYMMREKMDAAHVVQMQALMQEHLARVSHLLV, from the coding sequence GTGATCTTGGATAAAATTCTGCGGCAGTTTATCGAAGTGGCGATGTTCAAAAATGTGAGTCATGCAGCAAACAAACTTTGCCTTAGTCAGCCGACACTTACGCATAATATGAAGAAGCTGGAGGAGAATCTGGGCGTGCAACTGCTTGTGCGCACCTCAACGGGCGTGAAAACGACCGAGTACGGCGATCTTTTGCTGGAGCAGGCGCAGATGATGCAGCGTATTTATGAAAATACGCTGAGTAAACTGGCGCTTATCAAAGCGCGTCAGGTGCAGAGTTTGCGGATGGGCACCGGGCATGCCTGGTGGCACATGTTTGTACGCGACAGTTTCAACACTTACCGCACGCTGCATCCCACGGTAAATATCCATATCGATCAGGGAAATCACCTGCGACTGATGGACTTACTGCTTGGCGGTGATATCGATCTCTTTATCGGGCATGAGATTCAGGGGCTGAATTCCAGGGCAGGCATCACCTTTGTGCCGCTGTTCAGCGTCACCGACAGCCTGTTTGTCCGACGCGGGCATCCGTTAGGCAACAACGTCATCGACCCCTTCCAGCTGCAAGACTATCCTTGCGTTGAACTGACGCCGGATGAAGGGCGTTTTCAACACATGGTCGAGGACATGCAACCCAAAAGGCTGGCGCGCAACCAGATGCATCTTGAAGATAGGGTGATCTGGTCAACTAACTCGATGATGGCGGCGATAGACATGGTCAATGATTCCGACGCCATCATGCTGAGTTATCCGACGTGCATGGCGGACTACTTTGCGCGTTACGGCATTATACCGCTGCAAACCACGCAACAAAGCCCGCGCTATAACGTGGGCTTTTATATGATGCGGGAGAAGATGGATGCGGCGCACGTGGTGCAGATGCAGGCATTGATGCAAGAGCATCTGGCGCGGGTCAGCCACCTGCTGGTCTGA
- a CDS encoding 2-dehydro-3-deoxy-6-phosphogalactonate aldolase, translating into MSWNTELPLIAILRGITPQDVQAHVTALLEAGFDAVEIPLNSPDWQRSICETVKEFGHRALIGAGTVLQPAQVDELNAMGSRLVVTPNIQAEVIRRAVGYGMTVCSGCATATEAFNALDAGAQALKIFPSNAFGPDYIKALKAVLPPEIPVFAVGGITPENLHLYLNAGCIGAGLGSDLYRAGQSVERTTQQANAFVKAYKESTR; encoded by the coding sequence ATGAGTTGGAATACTGAACTTCCGTTAATCGCCATTCTGCGCGGTATCACGCCACAAGACGTTCAGGCGCATGTGACAGCATTGCTGGAGGCAGGTTTTGATGCCGTGGAGATCCCACTCAACTCGCCTGACTGGCAGCGCAGCATCTGTGAAACGGTGAAAGAGTTCGGGCATCGGGCGCTGATTGGTGCCGGGACGGTTTTACAACCTGCGCAAGTTGATGAACTGAATGCGATGGGCAGCCGTCTGGTGGTCACCCCTAATATTCAGGCGGAAGTGATTCGCCGGGCTGTGGGGTATGGCATGACCGTCTGCTCTGGTTGCGCGACCGCGACGGAAGCCTTCAATGCGCTGGATGCGGGCGCTCAGGCGCTGAAAATCTTCCCTTCCAACGCCTTTGGACCGGATTACATCAAAGCGTTGAAAGCGGTGCTACCGCCAGAAATTCCGGTCTTTGCCGTGGGGGGTATCACTCCTGAAAATTTACATCTCTATCTTAATGCCGGTTGTATCGGTGCAGGGCTGGGAAGTGATCTCTACCGTGCCGGACAGTCTGTTGAACGTACGACACAACAAGCTAACGCCTTTGTTAAAGCTTATAAGGAATCAACCCGATGA
- a CDS encoding 2-hydroxyacid dehydrogenase, with amino-acid sequence MKNIAVKQKILKQASLPDQLNAQLNALYDVYEYNDMAAGEFDRLAAEFRVVLTNGEAVVSREFMGRLPNLELISDFGVGYDGIDVAAAREREIAVTHTPGVLTDDVADLAMGLILATSRQIPAAQRFIEQGAWQKGGYPWTRKVSGARLGIIGMGRIGRAIAKRAAAFNMSIAYTDRAALADTDYTFHATLLSLAGASDFLVVCTNGGAETRGLVNRDVLNALGAEGILINISRGSVVDERALTEAIEEGTLGGAGLDVFTDEPHVPHALLHRANVVVTPHMASATWATRKEMSRLVLENVNAYFAGEPLVTPVPQ; translated from the coding sequence ATGAAGAATATCGCGGTTAAACAGAAAATATTGAAGCAGGCATCGCTGCCAGATCAGTTGAATGCACAACTGAACGCGCTATACGATGTGTATGAATACAACGACATGGCCGCCGGGGAGTTTGACCGGTTAGCCGCCGAGTTTCGTGTAGTACTCACTAACGGCGAAGCCGTGGTCAGTCGCGAATTTATGGGACGGCTACCTAACCTTGAACTCATCAGCGACTTTGGTGTTGGCTATGACGGTATTGATGTTGCCGCAGCAAGAGAACGTGAGATCGCTGTGACCCATACCCCCGGCGTATTGACGGATGACGTCGCCGACCTGGCCATGGGGTTGATACTGGCAACGTCACGCCAGATCCCCGCAGCACAACGCTTTATCGAACAGGGAGCATGGCAGAAGGGCGGTTATCCCTGGACCCGTAAAGTCTCAGGGGCGCGGTTAGGCATTATTGGCATGGGGCGTATTGGGCGTGCTATCGCCAAACGCGCTGCGGCATTTAATATGTCGATCGCCTATACGGATCGCGCTGCACTTGCCGACACGGATTACACCTTCCATGCAACATTGCTATCGCTGGCCGGGGCGAGTGATTTTCTGGTGGTCTGTACCAACGGAGGTGCCGAAACCCGCGGCCTCGTTAACCGCGATGTATTGAATGCTCTGGGCGCGGAAGGCATTCTGATCAATATTTCCCGTGGTTCGGTAGTCGATGAGCGGGCGCTGACTGAAGCCATCGAAGAGGGGACACTCGGGGGAGCCGGTCTTGATGTTTTCACCGACGAACCGCACGTTCCGCACGCATTGTTACACCGGGCAAATGTGGTGGTCACACCGCATATGGCCAGTGCTACCTGGGCGACGCGCAAAGAGATGTCGCGTCTGGTGCTGGAAAATGTCAACGCCTATTTTGCTGGCGAGCCGTTGGTGACACCTGTTCCGCAGTAA
- a CDS encoding PTS transporter subunit EIIB: METQQLAALVVHSIGGADNLTKMTYCASRIRMQVRDASLLDRQALEAPEAIRAVLEVETPQCDTEYHLVVGPGNTRSLYQALTALTQK; this comes from the coding sequence ATGGAAACCCAACAACTGGCAGCGTTAGTTGTTCACTCAATTGGCGGCGCGGATAACCTCACTAAAATGACCTACTGTGCCAGTAGGATCCGGATGCAGGTACGCGATGCCTCCCTGCTCGACAGGCAGGCATTAGAAGCACCGGAGGCCATTCGGGCTGTACTTGAAGTAGAAACACCACAATGCGACACGGAGTATCATCTGGTGGTCGGACCGGGCAATACCCGGTCGCTGTATCAGGCGCTGACGGCGTTAACTCAAAAATAG
- a CDS encoding 2-dehydro-3-deoxygalactonokinase, which produces MRESYIAIDWGSTNLRAWLYLNGECTDHLESEAGVTRLNGRTPEQVFRDTLLPWQAHQVPVLMAGMVGSNAGWMTVPYLPCPTRLTDFSRQLTRVEQATPFNAWIIPGLSVVSEGNCNVIRGEETQLIGAYTECPASLYLMPGTHSKWVQMDGSEIVDFRTVMTGELHHLLIHHSLIGIGLTGQQANPAVFQQGLESGFKETNIIRSLFETRAAHVLGQLDKSAVSEWLSGLLIGNEVSQMQRQYGITGDQPITLIGSPKLTARYQQALKFAGLTWQTLEGDRAFQAGIRSIINELEY; this is translated from the coding sequence ATGAGAGAAAGTTATATCGCCATTGACTGGGGTTCGACCAACTTGCGCGCCTGGCTCTACCTGAACGGTGAATGTACCGATCACCTGGAGTCAGAAGCGGGGGTTACCCGGCTCAATGGCCGTACTCCTGAACAGGTTTTCCGCGACACACTTTTACCATGGCAAGCTCATCAGGTACCGGTTCTGATGGCGGGAATGGTTGGCAGCAACGCAGGATGGATGACGGTACCGTATCTGCCTTGCCCGACGCGGCTGACTGATTTCTCCAGACAGTTAACGCGGGTGGAGCAGGCCACACCGTTCAACGCGTGGATTATTCCCGGTCTGAGTGTGGTCAGCGAGGGTAATTGCAATGTCATTCGCGGTGAAGAAACACAGTTAATCGGTGCTTATACAGAATGTCCGGCTTCGCTTTATCTGATGCCGGGAACGCACAGTAAATGGGTACAGATGGACGGTAGCGAGATTGTTGATTTCCGTACCGTCATGACCGGCGAACTCCACCATTTGCTGATACACCATTCGCTGATTGGTATCGGGCTGACCGGGCAACAGGCAAATCCGGCGGTATTCCAGCAGGGGCTGGAGAGTGGTTTCAAAGAAACCAACATTATTCGCAGTCTTTTTGAGACCCGCGCGGCGCATGTGTTAGGGCAATTAGATAAAAGCGCCGTCAGTGAATGGCTGTCGGGGTTGTTGATCGGCAATGAAGTGTCGCAAATGCAGCGGCAATACGGCATCACTGGCGATCAGCCCATTACCTTAATTGGGAGTCCCAAACTGACCGCACGTTACCAGCAGGCATTGAAGTTTGCCGGACTGACCTGGCAAACGCTGGAAGGCGACCGCGCTTTCCAGGCAGGTATAAGGAGTATTATCAATGAGTTGGAATACTGA
- a CDS encoding carbohydrate ABC transporter permease: MKPETPSLSLPDDNVGSRAVKRSKPGYQLRRSRIAWLLVAPSLLLLAAVAGWPLFRTLFYSFTDAMLDSPDDYRFVGLTNYIDLADGAHYYGVLADPLWWKAVGNTLRFSVMSVSLELVFGMLLALLMNQKFRGQGLVRTAILVPWAIPTIVSARMWSWMFHDQYGVVNNLLLRLGVIHSPLAWVADPGLSMWAVVIVDVWKTTPFMALMLLAALQLIPRDLYEAARIDGANTWQRFRRITLPLIMPAMIVALIFRVMDALRVFDLIYILTSNSEATVSVSGYARDLLVSYQEMGSGSAASVLVFMMVAGIAACFLMLGRRRNGEE, encoded by the coding sequence ATGAAGCCAGAAACACCCTCACTATCACTTCCTGACGATAACGTTGGCAGCCGCGCGGTGAAGCGCAGTAAGCCCGGTTATCAGCTACGCCGCAGCCGTATCGCCTGGCTGCTGGTGGCGCCATCTCTTCTGTTACTGGCCGCCGTTGCAGGCTGGCCGCTGTTCCGCACACTGTTTTACAGCTTCACCGATGCCATGCTGGATTCGCCCGATGATTACCGTTTTGTCGGCCTCACCAACTACATTGACCTGGCCGACGGTGCCCATTATTACGGCGTCCTGGCCGATCCGCTGTGGTGGAAGGCCGTTGGTAACACGCTGCGTTTCAGTGTGATGTCGGTGTCGCTTGAACTGGTGTTCGGCATGCTGCTTGCCTTGCTGATGAACCAGAAGTTTCGCGGTCAGGGGCTGGTGCGAACCGCCATTCTGGTGCCGTGGGCGATCCCGACGATTGTGTCCGCCAGAATGTGGAGCTGGATGTTCCATGACCAGTATGGGGTGGTGAACAATCTGTTGCTCAGGCTTGGGGTTATTCACTCCCCGCTGGCATGGGTAGCAGACCCGGGGTTATCCATGTGGGCGGTGGTCATCGTCGATGTCTGGAAAACCACACCGTTTATGGCGCTGATGCTGCTGGCCGCGTTGCAGCTGATTCCGCGCGATCTGTATGAAGCGGCGCGGATTGACGGGGCCAATACCTGGCAGCGTTTTCGTCGAATCACACTGCCGTTGATTATGCCGGCAATGATCGTCGCGCTGATTTTCCGCGTCATGGATGCGCTACGGGTGTTTGATCTGATTTATATCCTGACCTCCAACAGTGAAGCCACCGTGTCGGTGTCGGGTTATGCACGAGATTTGCTGGTGAGTTATCAGGAGATGGGATCCGGTTCCGCCGCGTCGGTACTGGTATTCATGATGGTGGCAGGGATTGCAGCCTGCTTCCTGATGCTGGGTCGCCGCCGCAATGGAGAGGAATAA
- a CDS encoding ABC transporter substrate-binding protein, which translates to MRRVIPGLVAATLTLTSSLVHADTLRMECPPGKESRQFCNDIKQQFEAQTGHTLEFIDLPPASNEKLSLFQQIFAAKDSGAIDLFLADTVWIGVLDKHLLDLTDSVSDIRNDFFPNAFQNDIVNGRVKAIPAYMDAGALFYRKDLLAKYGQKPPVTWSELTRIATLVQQGEREAGHQNFWGLVFQGKAYEGLTCNALEWVESQKGGSFIDTNGNITINNQRAAQALDMAAAWIGKIVPPGALGYMEEESRPVFQNGDALFMRNWPYAYTLAQDRSSPIRGKVGVIPLPRSEDGTSVSTMGGWHWAISAYTKNPKAALALLKIVSSAESQKKGLTLMGRAPSRTALYDDPDVLAQAPYLAEFKEIFLLARPRPASQTKRQYAQVSKAIYNATYNVLRGDSDGATAVAELQQRLERIKARGWR; encoded by the coding sequence ATGAGACGAGTAATCCCGGGACTGGTTGCAGCCACGCTGACCCTGACATCGAGTCTGGTTCATGCCGACACCCTGCGTATGGAATGTCCGCCTGGCAAGGAAAGTCGTCAGTTCTGTAACGACATTAAACAGCAGTTTGAAGCGCAGACCGGCCACACGCTGGAATTTATCGATCTTCCACCTGCCTCGAATGAAAAATTGTCGTTGTTTCAACAGATATTTGCCGCCAAAGATTCGGGCGCGATCGATCTCTTCCTGGCCGACACCGTCTGGATCGGTGTGCTGGATAAACATCTGCTGGATTTAACAGATAGCGTCAGTGATATCCGCAATGATTTTTTTCCGAACGCGTTCCAAAACGACATCGTTAACGGTCGTGTCAAAGCTATTCCCGCTTACATGGATGCAGGCGCGCTGTTTTATCGCAAAGATTTATTGGCGAAATACGGCCAAAAGCCGCCTGTGACCTGGAGCGAGCTGACGCGTATTGCCACGCTGGTTCAACAAGGTGAGCGTGAAGCGGGACATCAAAACTTCTGGGGGCTGGTGTTTCAGGGCAAAGCCTATGAGGGGCTGACCTGCAATGCGCTGGAGTGGGTGGAGTCGCAGAAGGGCGGCAGTTTTATTGATACTAACGGCAATATCACCATCAACAATCAACGCGCCGCACAGGCGCTGGATATGGCCGCGGCATGGATCGGGAAAATCGTTCCACCGGGAGCATTAGGTTACATGGAAGAGGAGTCCCGTCCGGTCTTCCAGAACGGTGATGCCCTGTTTATGCGCAACTGGCCTTATGCCTACACGCTGGCGCAAGACCGCAGCAGCCCGATCCGTGGCAAAGTCGGCGTCATTCCGTTACCCCGGAGCGAGGACGGCACCTCTGTTAGCACCATGGGCGGCTGGCACTGGGCGATCAGCGCTTACACCAAAAATCCGAAAGCCGCGCTGGCGCTGTTAAAAATTGTCAGCAGTGCCGAATCACAGAAGAAAGGGCTGACGCTGATGGGCAGGGCGCCGTCGCGCACCGCGCTGTATGACGATCCTGACGTCCTGGCGCAGGCACCCTATCTCGCCGAGTTTAAAGAGATCTTCCTGCTGGCCAGGCCTCGCCCTGCATCGCAGACCAAACGCCAGTACGCGCAGGTCTCCAAAGCGATTTATAACGCAACTTACAACGTGCTGCGTGGCGACAGCGACGGGGCGACCGCAGTGGCAGAGTTGCAGCAGCGGCTGGAGAGAATTAAAGCCAGAGGATGGCGCTGA